Genomic window (Lutra lutra chromosome 17, mLutLut1.2, whole genome shotgun sequence):
CCTTACACTGAAATTTAGCCAGGGGtatgtcctttttctctttcccttatttttttttaacatttagagAGACAAAACTCAGATCCAGCCTATGGGTACATTTTGAGAAGCAGCTGTGGAGTACCACCCTCGCCTactggggagagcaggagggatgTTCCCAGGGCGCACTCCAGGATGAGTTTCCACGGCTGCAATGACGTACGGTTACTTGGACTAGAAGGATCGCTATTTACACTAAGTGCTTGCCGCTACTTCTCGAAGCAGTAATTGTACAGCAACAAGTCTTGTGAGGAAGTACTGTACATGTGGGTTGGTCTCAGTAATAGTTCATGTAAAGGAAGAATGACATTGACTACATGGAGATGGTCTCAGAAGCTAAAGACGGCTGTAGTTCTCCTTTGTCTTCAAGTCAGAAAAAAGTGAGATGTCAAAGCAGATGAAGCCGTAGGCAGCATGAGTCCCATGACATCTGAGCGCTGGCGCTTACATCTGATGTGTGGCATCTGATTTCTTTAGATTCACTATCAGGAAACAGGAATTTCTAACAAGCACTGTCAAATATTTTAGGAGCAATTTAAGTTAAGCAAGACACATTTCCACTGAAATGGTTTGAAGGTCTGAAAAGTCTGTACCCTAGGACCTGGTAAGCTTGGCTTCAGCTAATGCTAGATGGGTTTGAAAGGCATGAAATACACTGTGTTTTGAAGATGGGAAGACTAACCATGACAGGGCAAATGTAGGCAACACAGAAACAGTATTATTTAGACCAACATCTTACACTTTATCATACACTCACATTTATACACAAATTTCATGTTTACAAGTACAAAAGGCAAAGACCCTCCAAGAACTGAAGTAAATGCATCAGTAACTACATTCAATAGCGTTAACACTGTTGTCCCGCTCTCCATTTTCCCAATGCAGAAGGAAATCGTCAATGCCGTCGCACGCTCGGACTTCACTTTTAGAAGTCGGACACCCTGTGTAGTTCTGCACATGTCTGGGTTTCTACAGAGCTGAACTGAGATTCCATTGTGTTCCAGGCCAAATCGGCCAGAAGAAAGTCATCCATTGCTGTTTGAGTTTCGTTGCTGGTGAAGAACAAGCTCCCCAGGGTTTCGAAGCCAGAATTCATGGTCTGTGTCTCCGTACTGTTCAACTGAACTTTGCTCTCTACAGCAGGTACGTTTTTAGCAGCGGAGATTCCTTCAGTCTGGGTCTCTGTGTCAGATGAATCAGTACTCATGGAAAAGCTGGAGTGTTTCAGAATACTtcccagaggcaggtgggggctaCTGTCTAAAAAGAAGTTTAAGTCTGTCTGTGTCTGCGTGTCAAACATTTCAAGGCCCAAGAAGTTAGAATTTCCCCTACAACTATAGGACTGAGCAGATGTGTCTGCAAGGAAGAAGTCCGTCTGGGTCTCTATGTCCAGCGATTCCAAGACAGGCTCGGTGGTCATGGTGTTAAGCTCACTCTCTTCAGTTTGAGTCTGGATATTTGAGGCAGACAAGAACTCTTCAATATCAAAATCAATTGCGGGATTCTGGGTTGGGCCAGATGGGAGCTGGGGGTCAGGTCCGGTACTTGTGTCAGACAAAAGACCACGATTGTCCAGTGTCTGACTGGGGAGATTACTTGACAAGATGTTTTCTAAATCGCTTAATAAATCTATAGTTTGGGTCTGATTATCTGTCATGTTCTGTGAAGGAAGCATGCTGTGCTGTGCACTGAAGGTTATAATTGGTGCTGATTTCTCAAGATCTTGATTTAAAGTCTTAGGGTGGGTCTGAGGTAACAAATCATGAGCGACAGTCTCTGCTACTAAGCTGCTGCTTATAATACTGTCTGTTGAAACACCGTAGGATGAATGGACGCTCTCAAAAATGTCCCCACCCATAACAGCTTGGTCCATTGGTACTCGGTCATCTGTCAGACTTTGCATCCCACTCGTCTGGGTTTCTCTGGAGATCCCACCTGACTGGTAACAGGCATCCATAAATGCATCAGTTTGAGCAGCAATGGACGAGGTCACCTTGGAACTGGGCAAAAACGTTTGCGTATGAACACTAATGGGAAGGGAGACTTGAGAACCAAACGTCAAATCTGTTTGAGAACAAGAAGATACAGAGGAATCAGGCCCAGCCCACGGTGTGGAAGGTATGAAGTGCTGCGTGGCGTAAGACAGGTCTGTCTGTACATTGATTGAAGAAATACTGTTCTTCTGACATGTGTTCCCTAGTTCTTGTAAAGGATTAGACAGGCTCTTACCCAAGTTCACTTGAACGCCTGTACTAATTGGCTCCATGGCAACAGGACTTACAATTTTTGGAAGAGGGAGACTTTCCTTCAGACAGCCAGCCTCCGAATCGAGGCCGAGGATCAGGGTTCCAATTGACAAGGGCAGTATGTGCACAGCGCCAGGGGCAGAACCCTGGTGGTCGACACCCAACACCACAGGCTGGGCCAAGGAGTCAGCTGTAGGCACGAAGATAGGCATGGGAGAAAACTGCATAACAGGAAGTTTCACCAGAGCCACCTTGGGCTTGGGTAAAAGCAACTTCTGAGGGTATCTTGGAGGTGTTGTAAGAGTCTGCTTTCCGGCATTAGAGTTGCAAGAGTCTTCAAAAGAAGTGACCAGCTTTATATCTGAAGTTTCCAGTTCTTGAGTATCTGGTCTTGCAGCTGGTTGGGTGCTCAAGGCCTCAGTGGTCTTACTGGACAACTTCTGGCTGTGCAAGCAGCtctccattttcctcttcttactAGGTGGATCCCTGAAACCAAGGACAGAgttaagagaaaaacaagagtttAGGCTGCAGCCTTCTTCAACCCTGGTGCGGTCTCTTCAATTATTTACAAATGCTGTTCCCCACACCTAGAGCAGAGATCAGAATCCACCAGGGGAGGAGAGATCCATCCTTCTGTGCCTCTCTGAGAACTGGGACTACTATATGGTGGGCAGAAGTGGAGGAGCATGCAGGTAGGGAAGGAGGAAGCCCATCTTTTTCGGGGCATACCTCTAAGTACTCTAGTACTCAGCTTAGCTCTATAAGCACGAGGGAGCTAACAGATTATATAATGCAACTTTTACTGTTCCTAAAGTAGGAAGCTATTACTCCAAATATAAATTTGACCTTTAAGATGAGGTACAGTTTCATGATAAAACTTAACTCTTTAGGAATTTAATAACATCCCTCTGATGAAAAATGCTTCAAGTTGGGCTTTTCAATTgggaagaaataaggaagaactgGGTTAGACAGATGTGGATCCTTTGCCAGTACCGTTCGCCTTTCCGAAAGTTCCCCCCTTTCACGTCATTGTTTTTCGCTGttattcctcctttctctctgcactAACGGCTTTCCAGAAGTTTCGTCTGAAATTCTTCCCATAGCGACTGACTACTGGGCCACCGTTTCTTCCCCTTTACCTGTGCTCTGCCGGGATCTCATGGCCAGTGCGGTAGACGTGAGACTGTAACGCAGTTCTGCTGGCATAGGGACAGCCGCACGTGCACTGGAAGGTCTTGCCGCAGTCCTCGGCGTGCCTTTTCAAGTCCCACTCCGTGCCGTAAGAATTGCTGCACTTACTGCACTTATGCTTCTTTTCGGCGTGCATCTTCATGAAGTGCTAGGAAGAACACAGAGGACCAAAGTGGAAAGCCACACTGctcaaaacatttgaaaaaaccATCCCTGTACGTGCATTAACAATGAGTCTGCAGGACAAGCGAGAGCGGTCTAcatcaaaagaatggaaaagcagGCAAACTGCAGTTTACCACATGGCCCTTCTCCCTGTCACTGCTTTGTGAAAAGTGAGAACCCTGTTTTGGTGGCAATTCATGGCACCCGGTTGGGTTTACGAACGAGTGCTGCAGGCAGGAGAAAGTCCGCCACGCTTTTCTCAGGAACCCTTGAGCCAACCCTCGGGAGAGTAGTTGAGCTGCCAGTCCCTGCCAGTCCTATGTGACCTCTTTCCCCACTCACTGGGCCCCTCCCTCctccgaaggcagctgcttctgGAACTCTTCCTGACTTCTGCGGCTTCGTCCTTCCTTAAGAGAATTCttcctctgggcctttgctcCTCGGGCCTTGGAGGCACACAGTCACACAAGAGATGTGGAGCACACATTTCTCATTTGCTGCAGAACCGGTCTTCTCGTCCTTCTCTCCAAACCCACTTCTGGACATCTTCTCCAGAACAAGCCACGTCTCCTTCACTCTTGTTAAACCCCACTCCCGTTTTCCCCAACATGGAGACTCGCGGGTAGGACTATCCTCACGGGCAGAATTTGAGAATTCTCCAGTTATGGTTTGGTAAGTGATTAGAATGCACATTAGGTTTATATCACCTGCATTTCACCTCCAGAGAAGTATacttaagacaaataaaatacctgttttacgagagaaaattgagaaaatggtCTGTCAGGGCCTCTAGGACATCCTTCAATGGGACAACAGTAGAATTTCGGTACAGTTTTCAAATCCTTTCTTATTGTTGGATTTACTATGCCAtcctgcaaaagaaaaaattactttacataattattaaaaaaaaaaaaaacaaacaaaaccaaaacagtagAACTGGCTGGGACCAGAAACAAGGAATGACTAATGATGGGCATAAGAGATCTTTTAGgggagataaaaatgttctaaaattagattgtctTGCTGGTGGCACAACTATGTGGATCTACtgaataattaaatttttcaCTTCAAATGGGTAAATGTTATGGTGAATCAAAACGTAGCtcaataaatctataaaaatttttcaaaacaggggcacctgggtggctcagttggttaatcgactcccttcggctcaggtcatgatcctggagtccctggatagaatcccgcatcgggctccctgctcagcagggagtctgcttctccctctgaccaagccccttctcatgcttgctcctctctctctctcattctcactctccctcaaataaataaataaaatcttaaaaaaaaatttttttttcaaaaccaaaaaaccctccaTGTTGTTTAAAAATCTCCTATCCATTCCTTTAAAACTCCTCCTTCTAAGCTTAAATTTTCGGTCCTTAAAGCCAGCTTTCTTTGTTTGTATATTCCATTTCTCAGGCTCAACATTTTGGTACCACCCtaattcttcccttcccttttaccCTACCCTCAATTATTGGGAGCCCCTAAAAAACCCCTCCTTTGACTCTGTTCTTCACGCCTTCCTCCTGGCACCCTGACTTCCTCTGATCCTTAAACCCCTGAAGTAGGTGAAGGTAGTCGACATAACTTTTTACATAGCAACTTGAATATAGTCACCATGCTACGTTCGAAACTTAATAATCATTATAGCAACCAGTATATACAGCTTTTATTACTGTGTCAGACACATATATATTAACTCATATAATCCGAATCATCCTTTGTTATTAAGTATGTGATTGTCTTTTTGGCTGGAGTTTAAAATACCTCATGACTTCATTTAGCTTGGAGTGCTCTGTCCCAGTACCCCTGATGAGCTCACATACTGCAGGTGTGACACACCTATGACCTCCAGCGTAATTCCTGTCTGGCCCTAaagcgggtggggtggggtggggaaggacctCTTGACAGGTCACTGGAGATGTACTCATGTAACCAGGGCTCAAGGGTAGAAGAGCGCCTGGTTCCGGGGGTCCCAAAAGAGACCAACTTTGGCCACTCACCACTGACACAAAGGCAGTGAGACAAGTGGTGGTGACACAAGAAAAGGGATTTATTTCAGTGAATCCAGTACCAGGAAGACAGTGGACTAACTCTCTaagactgtctccaaagtgctgaaaatactttCAGGTTTATGTAAGGAAAATGTAAGACAAAGGTCGGTGGATACGGGTAGGCAGGCAGGAAAGGTCAGGTCAGTCGCTATCTTGGGGTCACCATGTGGGGTTCTTGCTGGTGTAAAGGGAATCCCTGTTGCTTAAGGGAATAGTTTTGGGTCCCTATCATGGAATGCCCCTCCCCTGgatcttttgcctgagttaagagatgagctggaaaaaagaacataatCAGAAAATACAGACTGAGGTCCAAGTGGAAGGGGTAGAACTTCCCTTTGACTCAGGCCTGAGCTGCTGCTGTAGCGCTCAGGTAGGTATCCTGGTCATCTAGTGTTCTGATGAGTGAGGATTCAATACTGTTGGAACATGTCCACTTCCCTCTCTACCAGTGGTGCTTCTGGAGAAGTGAGAAATGAATAATCACGTGGCTAAGACTCCTTCCCTTTGCCTTCCCAGTGGATCTCAAGAGGAACATGTTGATCTTGTTGAGTCTGTGTCCACTCATTTAGAGGGAAAAGAagctgttcttgttttatttttaaacaacataATTTATCTTTCCATATCGAATTCAATTAGTCCTCCATGTCTTCCACACTGGTCCACTGGTCCATTCTTTTACAATCCTACTGCGCCATACTGCCCAGATATTCATATTCATTTGGGTTATTTAAATGGTCTCTTAcataattttccttcctcttctaatgTTATAACAAATGTGACACTCTGAAAACTTATTTGTATGTATCACCTAACAGTGTTATGCCTCAAATCTCCCATTATAGCCATAtctttttctgttcccttttcaTACACCACCCTACTCAGCCTCACattcttcccacttttttttttttttaaagattttatttatttatctgacagacagagatcacaagtaggcagagagagagagagagggggaagcaggctccctgctgagcagagagcccgatgcggggctcaatcccaggaccctgagatcatgtcctgacccgaaggcagaagctttaacccactgagccacccaggcgcccccactcttCCCACTTTTAATTGCATGGTCTATGAAGGCCCAATTTGCCCTACATTCTCCTGGCTCTCTTCAGGCAGACTGCGATGGCGGAAAAAGCACCTGGCATTGAAAGACCTACAAACCACTTCTACCACCAATTAGGGCTGTtgccttaacctctctgagtcagTTTACTCATTTCTGAGATAGATACAGTAGTTAACTCTCAGGATGATCTTGTATTGGATTAACATAAAGCCACACCCAGATCATAGTCTCAATAAACAATACTCCCTTGTTCTGCTTACCACAACCCAGATGTAGAGATCTGTTTCCTGTTTGAATTCTGAGATAATGAAacttaagctatttttttttttttaaagattttatttatttgacagacagagatcacaagcaggcagagaggcaggcagagagagagagaggaggaagcaggctccctgctgagcagagagcccgatgtggggctcgatcccaggaccctgggatcatgacctgagccgaaggcagaggctttagcccactgagccacccaggcgccccgaaacttaagctattttaaatattactatttttttcccagaattcTTTCTCTCCAACTAACTTTTTTAAGGGCAGAAACTATTCTGTACACCTCTTGGTATTGTCTTAATGCTTAAAGAAGAGAGCATGTGCCTGCTAAGTGGCAGAGCATTTTTTGAGAGACAGTCTAGCCTAGGGTGGTGGTTTTCAACCCTGGAGCCTGTGAAAAATCACAGGAGACACTTTAGTTTGGAGTGGGGGGATTAGGGATCCATACTTGGTTTTTAAGTCTCCCCACATAATCCGAAAATACAGTCTAGCTTGGAACCTCTTGCATAGTGGTTAAACCCCTGGGTTCTGGAATGTGGACTGCCATAGTTGGAATTCTCTACCTTACACTTTcttgtgaccttgag
Coding sequences:
- the ATMIN gene encoding ATM interactor, which produces MAASEAAAAGSAALASGVPTAPTAARGAAAAASGPWGPPGRLRGSRPRPAAARQQPAGPAPPARELIQPSVSELSRAVRTNILCTVRGCGKILPNSPALNMHLVKSHRLQDGIVNPTIRKDLKTVPKFYCCPIEGCPRGPDRPFSQFSLVKQHFMKMHAEKKHKCSKCSNSYGTEWDLKRHAEDCGKTFQCTCGCPYASRTALQSHVYRTGHEIPAEHRDPPSKKRKMESCLHSQKLSSKTTEALSTQPAARPDTQELETSDIKLVTSFEDSCNSNAGKQTLTTPPRYPQKLLLPKPKVALVKLPVMQFSPMPIFVPTADSLAQPVVLGVDHQGSAPGAVHILPLSIGTLILGLDSEAGCLKESLPLPKIVSPVAMEPISTGVQVNLGKSLSNPLQELGNTCQKNSISSINVQTDLSYATQHFIPSTPWAGPDSSVSSCSQTDLTFGSQVSLPISVHTQTFLPSSKVTSSIAAQTDAFMDACYQSGGISRETQTSGMQSLTDDRVPMDQAVMGGDIFESVHSSYGVSTDSIISSSLVAETVAHDLLPQTHPKTLNQDLEKSAPIITFSAQHSMLPSQNMTDNQTQTIDLLSDLENILSSNLPSQTLDNRGLLSDTSTGPDPQLPSGPTQNPAIDFDIEEFLSASNIQTQTEESELNTMTTEPVLESLDIETQTDFFLADTSAQSYSCRGNSNFLGLEMFDTQTQTDLNFFLDSSPHLPLGSILKHSSFSMSTDSSDTETQTEGISAAKNVPAVESKVQLNSTETQTMNSGFETLGSLFFTSNETQTAMDDFLLADLAWNTMESQFSSVETQTCAELHRVSDF